A region of the Carya illinoinensis cultivar Pawnee chromosome 16, C.illinoinensisPawnee_v1, whole genome shotgun sequence genome:
ttaaaaacttaaaacaaatGAAGTTTTTGAGTTATTGACTTCTAATTAGAGGACTAGTATGTAAATGAAATCTAGATCATTGGACAAATGGAAACCCTGATAGGAACAATTCCAAAAAGGTGCAAATTAGGCACAAGCCAAGTATATGCGATGTATGCAAAGACCAAAGAACATTTCTATTCAAAGAAGAAATTGGTGCCCTAGCACACTTGGCAAAAGCACCGCCTGTATTCTAAGGGCATACTCCTTGGTACTGCCATTCTAATAACCATGAAGGTATATAAAAAGCAAATGCGTACATAAATTCGAACTACAGGTCCACAAATTTAAACCCAgcgatcaaccaccaacttaattttcttttcattctagaAACACGCTACATATAAGGAATAGGCTGCTGGGGCAGCAAGTAGACAGAAAGCTTTATGTTTACAATACAACCTTCGTTttcctatttttcatttttggacAAGTGAGACTGTGAAACAACCCGGCTtctatttgattattttcttattcaatAACAGTAAAGCACATTCGAGAAACACACCGAAGTATTCAAAAAGCTAAATTAGACCATCTAAAACCACTACGTTTGAATTCAGCCCTTAATCCAGAAGAAGCTAAGCAAAAAGAGAATCGTTCACATTTTTACTTTACGCTCTGTTGGAATTGCATCAATGCAGCAACATATTTTGATATAGCAAGCCCTCTTGTGCCCCTAgttacaaaagaaataaaaattcaagAGACAAAACAACACACACAAAGCTGCTCCTTTTGGTCCTCTAGAAAAACAGCCCCAAAAGCAAAACCTCCACTTAAAATGGAACCCAATATAATAAGCTTAGTTCACTAGTTTTGGCGAGCAAACAAGTTAACAACATAAACATATAAGtgaaaatttcatttatttcgcTTTTCCCGCAAATACTCAGCAACCTTGCAGTACCAGGAAAACAAAATTAACAACAAAAACTTCGTTAAGCCTCCAAAGTTAAGGGGACTCCTCGAGCTCAttcatcttctctctcttcttcaattCGGCTTCATACTTTTTCAGTCTCTCATTCATTTTCTCCTGCGTTAAcaattaatgaaaataattagaaacttctgtaataaaaataataaattaagaattcaaattttcttctcttttctattttttctctgcAACCAAACGGACAGTTCAGAGAGCAAAGTTGGGAGCGGGGGAAGGAAAGCAAGCTCACCTTGTAGCTAACTTCAACGCGGTGCATGACGTAGAAGCCGAGAACACCACCAAGAATAGTGCCGGTGATGATCCGAACGTAACCCCATTTCCGAGAAGCAGCCGCCACCATCTTTTTTCCCGCACTTTCTCTCGCTTTCTTTCCTCGATTTTCTTTGGGAAAGATACGGCTTAGATACTCTAAACGGCGTCAGAAACTCAGAAGCCTGCCCACCGTTTGTTTGACTGTAGAATATCAAGTTGACTTGCTCGCGGTTCGGAGGTTCCCCCGAACCACTTTCCCCAaacaccctttttttttaattgtgtattttttttatattaaagtatttaacaaattaatattcttcaaatttaacattttatcaaattttagaaaaatgattagaatttcatatttaataatatgatatatacacCATTTTAAGGTACAAAATAATGTGATaaatagaatttgaaagaaaaataatggaaaatattgaattttttttacttaataattaaggaaataaatattagtgaattgattttttttttaaatatttaaaactgtgtaaaaaattattaaaataaaaaaatacatttacacTTATCGGTTCACTTCTTCGATTATATATCGATCCCCGTAGCACTGACCAAAAATAATACAtacacaattattttataattttctatataaatttacaaatttcttaaaaaatatattattttttagattcaaagctatcaaattcaaacaagtttcaattaaatttaaaaaaataattatattttataaaagatttgcataaaaattgtaaaatatttgtcTACCCGAAAAAAAGTGTACAGAGGAAAGTGTGAAATTGTACAGATGCAAAATGTTACACAAAAACCATTCTGCAGAATGAGATAATCACATATGACACATGCCATTAATTCAGTCATCCTATTACAAAGTAATACAACCTTTGAGCAGAGACCTAGCCCAAGCAGATCATTTCCCTTGATAAAACTAATGGGAATAATGCTCAAACACATACACACTGATATTACTAAGGTGATCGATATGGATCTACTCAAATCATCTACAACTATAAAGCGCCTCTTACAGATAAACAACATGCTGAAACGGTGAAACCTGAATAAAAAAGGATGAAATCGTAAGATGTAGTGTAGTGTAACCATGCACTAACTGTTTTATCTGTCTTTTTTCTTCAGCCCCTCAGCCCTTGGACTGGAAGTGGATGATGACGGTTTTTGAGTATGATCCACCAGCCGTAAGCGCGACATGACATATGCCAGGAGTTCTTCATGGTGGGAGAATGTGAAGTCCAAGTGGGCATACTCAAACTCGTTGTATGATACATTCACACCCGATTCCTTCATTAACTTGTAGTGCTTTCTCACCATTGACGGCCGGATTACCTTGTCCTTCCGTCCGGCAACCAGATCAACTGGAATATCAATGAGCCAATAGCATTCACCCAAGTCCAATGGCTCGGAAGATCCATACACCTCCATGTTGGCAGATGCACTCCCATAATCAAACATCTTGAACTTCCTAGAGTGCTTCATCTGTGCAAGGTGGAGAGCCACATGAAATGAAACTCCTGGCATATCATTCATATTGTAGTGCGGTAAACCTAGCACACCAACCCAATTTGAGCTGTCTCCACCGACAACGTAACTCATCAGGGTTTGAACTAACCCTCCAACTGCAGGATAGTTATGAAAATCCCTAGCCAACTTGTTAAGTAGCATACGGAAGAATCTGGTTGGTATATAAAAGCTAGTCACAAATGGTGACAAAATAGGGGCCAACACAAGGAAAAGATGCTCCACGATGGTGAAAACGAAATTAGAATCAGCATGGAAGCCAGCAGGAGATAATAAAACCAATCTAGATAATCTGTGAGGCTTTTCTTCCACCCGGCGTGTTATAACATACATCAACATGGCAGCTCCTCCCAAGCTATGGCAAACTGCACAAAGTTTGTAAAGCTGATCATCAGTTTCCAGCTCAAGATCAGGTCGGCTAAGCTTCAATTCTAAAGTTTTCACTTGGTGAATTTTCTCTATCATTGCAGGAATATCCTCAGTCCCATGCTCATTGATGGAATATCGCCAGTACCTGCATCGATGCTCACATTTAGGGACAGCATTAATGTATTATAATGACACGACATAACAGGAGTTTATGGAAGAAATAGCATAGAGTCATTGTCCTATTGTTCCCATCCACAAGCTTTCTTGAATGCAAATGAATCGAAGGTATAACTCCATTCAAAACggacaaaggaaaaaaaaaaaaaaaacaatgaactCATGCAAACTCACTGTCGTGAGGAAATGTTCTTGTCAACATGTTCCCTAGAAACCAGGCCTCGAAAATTCCCAAGGAAAACATCATATCCTGAAGCAAGCAAGCAATAACATATTTGTAGTTCAATATATTGAGAAATTCTGAAAATCATGCATACTTCTAAAGAAAATATAACAAACCTTGATCAAAGGCTGCAAAAGCAGGCGAACCAACAACCCCATTGCACACCCAGctggaaacaaaataaacttatTAGAAAGCATAGATAAGCAATAGGGTTGataactaataatttaataattttggaAATAGAGGAACAAAAGGAAGTTGTCTGTCACCTAATAGATCAAACTTGTACAACTTAACTTGCATTATCATAAACATGCCAACTccatatatattatgaaatttttcataaatactgCTAAGCTCAAAGTCAACGTCCTTATAAAGGTTTGACATTTATTTAAAGGAAAGTGAATCCAGAAGACTGTACAACAAATAGAAATcttatgttttagaattttcaatGTTCTACATAAAAATGATGCAGTGTAGGAAGTTAAAGAGAGAAAGACCGGACAATACATCATGCAGAGTGCTGGTGTGCAACCTTCAACAAACATTTATGATATTGACAACGCACTGAAATGCCCAAGCCATTAACCAACTAAATATAGCTCTGTAAGTTAGGGGTGGGCAGAAGGAGCACCGTCCCTCTAAATGCCCAAGCCACCAGTCCCCccacaacccccccccccccccccccccccggggcggCCCGCCCCACCAGCCAGATGCCCCAGCCATCAGATGCCAAGGCTGGGCCCAGGCTTGCCCGCATTAGGCCCCATCTGCCCGCAtatatacatctatatatattaacaaaaaacTATTTCTTTGGTAAAACGGTGTTGTTTAGGTGTTTGGCTGAGTACTATATAaagagaaaaccctagtttGCTCTCCAAACTCcttcctctcttctctctctccctccgcTGTTCTCTTCACTCTCTAGTctcctcttctcttcttctctttctccgttctctcctctcctcttcttatcctcctcctcctcttatCCTCCACTTTTTCTTCTCGAAGGCTGAAGCTTGTGACTGTGAGACACGGTGTCTCAAACACCCATGGCCCACAAGGCCACTGTGTGGTCGTGGTTCTTTGCTCAGACTCACGACTTGCTGCCAAGCCATGGTCTTGCTGGAGCAAAAAGTTgcgatatattttttttttttttcaatctgtGTTTGTAATTGTTGGATGATGGATCTATGAGTTTTAGGGTTGCATCAGTGAATTTGTTGGTTTTTTCGgttggttttgaattttttttttccccaattgTTTTTCCAGTTTTGGTTTTGGATTTGTGATTATGTGGACTTTTCCGCCGTCGGTGGGTGGTGGGCAGGGCGGGGTGGACGGTCATGGGGGCCAATCTGCCCCTCGGCATCCGGACCGGGGCACCTACCCACCGGGGGTGGTGGGTGGTGTCAGGGTCGGGGGTGGAACAAGGGCACCACCCAAACGGGGGGGTGCGGGTAGCAACCCTACCGTAAGTCACTCTAATAGACACTTGGATCAGGTCTGGCAGAGGGTAGAACAACTGGTAGACTTCCCACccctttttcttcatttctatgTGATAGGAAACGTGTGTCATATATCAGCATAATGGGTATGTGGAGGACTTCAAAATATCAGGAGTACTTCTTTACTAAATTATCCTCTGAACAAACAGGACCCTAGCAAAACTAAAGAGTGAGGAGATGAAAATGGGAAAGTTGACAGTCGAGCACTTCCATTGTCTGGCAACAATTATTCACAAGAAAAGATTAATGAGGACAGTTGAATCCTGGATGATAAGGCaggtacatatttttttatcactaaataagaattttattgatgaggaCTAGGCATAGCGCAAAGTACACGGGGCATATACTAGAGCAAAACCAAAGCATGAGTGATAAGGCAGGTACATATGGAATGAAAAAACACTTGATGATCTCTACAATCATGAATACATATTAAGCTAGAGAGAAAACTGGGAAAAATCTGAAAGCCAGCAATTCTTTCAGGTATGAGAAAGCCTGTGTCAAGATTTGAGAACTGCAAATTCCAAGTGTAGCTTGTATGCAATTCTTAAAGCAATAcaagaaaatattcataataACAAACTACAACAAATTGGTGGTAATAAAAGGTAACCAATTATGTCATCTAGATGCTGGGcttacaacaataaaaaaggcCAAAGGAAAATGGTTGCAgattaaataattcaaaatgtaAAATTGCACCTATGAGTTTGGCTGGAGGTCAAGAGCTGGTGAACAGGGAGTAGACAAATTTTTGTatctaagaaagaaagaactaaCTCACCCCATAGATGAGTCCATAATTCCATGCTGAAGATAAACTGCTTTCCTTGCATCACGTCTGCAAGATCACACTGCAGGTGTAAGGCACAATATAATTAGATAAACTTACAATTTGACAAGAAAAAGTTTATACCGAGGGATTCTTTCCAAAAGAAGAACATATCCATCTGCAGTGATCACATGGATAGCTTCGTATGGGTACCTAACACAATGAGAAAAGTGCGAAATTTGTAGAAAATATGAGTAACTAATAAAAGAAACATATCTTGAAAAAATTTAGCACAGATGGCTCTTACCCAAGCTCTGTTATGACATCTTGACATGTCCGAGCATCTGTATTTAGAGATTGATGATGAAAAGTAGTATTTCGTTCAGTAGGAGCTGGATCATTTTCCCCAAGTGTAGCTGTAGTGAAAGAGGCTTCCAAAACACTTCCATCATTCTCTCTAGTACCCCCATTGTGAGATGAGATCCAGCCTGATAGTTTTCTGAGAGCCTCTAACggggaaagaataaaatgagcTGCCTTATGAACAACATCAAAAATGGCTTCTATGAAGATCTCAATTGCTAGATGAAGATCCTGGTTAACATCCAAGATAAAATAAGCCAAAAAGAAATCATAGATCTCAATCTTTCCATAAGAGgatcaaaccaaacaacaaaccACAATTTCCAAGAGCGATGACTGATGGTAGACTTTGCACATACCTCTATGACTCCACGTCTCCTGTCAGTGGTACGGTGAACAATGTGGTCCTTGAGGGTTAGCGCTCTTTTAATCGAACGTAAATTTGGAGATTGGTTTTCAGATACAGCAGGGGCTTTTGATCCCctattataaagaaaatgacAAAGATAAACCGGGATTCCCAGGAGCAATTTGGCAGGCAACAGAATCCAAAAGAATAAGCATCTGATCCATCCTCTATAATGCCTATCATACTTGGTAAAAGCACTAGCCCCAGAGGCTCGTGAACTCTGAGATGATGGTGATGCAGGATATATGTTTAGGTCACTATCTTCTTCAGCAGATGAGTAATCTACACTTGATGTATCAGAATCCACAGAAAGCTCATGAATGAGCTGGTTGAAAGAAGACACTCCACTGTATCATCAAGAAAAAAGCAGAAATGTTAAAAACTAAAGCAAAGATGCAGGATATGTCAAAAAAATCACCACATAAGTTCTTTAGCTGCTATTCTTGGGTGAAAAGATATAAAAGCTGTTTAACAGAGACAAGTTTGTAATCACAAGTGACAAGTGACAAAATATACATCCGAATCAACATGATTACAATCAGTTTATAtccagaaagagagagagagagagagagagagagagagtacaacCAGGTTTATGATAAAACATGAACCATCATTTCACAATATGTAAAACCCATTTCAAAATGGTATGGAGATAGGAAATCTCATACTGTTCACCCTCACCACAGAATTCTTTATATGATGATTTATTGGATAAAACAAGCATTGTAGAAGATACTGAAAGTGCAATAATTGACTTAGGATACGTTTGGAAGGAAATCTCATACTGTTCACCCTCACCACAGAATTCTTTATATGATGATTTATTGGATAAAACAAGCATTGTAGAAGATACTGAAAGTGCAATAATTGACTTAGGATACGTTTGGATGGTAAGAGTATCTCGGAtcatctgtgaatagtagtgaaatagtttatgaatagtagtctactgtttgtgaatagtagtgtaGTGTGAGATGGTCTCAGCAGCCAAACATAGCCTTAATTGTTTATCAGAATAACGCATCCCCCTTTCTTTAACTGCATCTTGTTTGCAAGGTAGAGAAAGTGATTATATCTTTTTTTGTTGATATGTACAGTGATTAAATATTCTTTCTCAAATGCAGCTCGAGAAaaaaccaagaaatatatatttacaccaTAATTAGATTCAAAGCAGTGACCCCTAGCATGCATGAGCTTGTTTTGTGAAGATTAATAAAGGAGAAGCTATTTCAAGACCCgtttaaaatcttaaaactcaaagcAGTGACCCCTAGCATGCATGAGCTTGTTTTGTGAAGATTAATAAAAGAGATAACCATCCAACTGCACAATAATGCCTAACATTTCCATTTTCATATATACATCAAACCCAAGTTCTAGAAAACGGGTGTATTAGCTACCTTATGATGCAAGGTTGATAAGAAACCTGCCTACAAATGACTTACCTATTGGGAAAGTGGTTATGTGGATACCAATAAGAAGTGCTTTGTGGAAGGCCATTATATAATCAAAATATGGTGGGGCTCAGGGTGTATGGTGTTCAAACGAGATGAGCGAGCCACACGAGGTGGGGCTTTGGAAGCATATAAAAAGAGGATGGGATAGTTTCTCCAAATATACCCGCTTTGAGGTGGGTGACAGGtacaaaatcaaattttggcatgacataCGGTTTGGTGATATTGCCCTCAAGGAAGTCTATCCAGAGATCCACGGAATTGCACAGATTCAAGAAGCCTCAATTGCAAATCTTGTGGAAATATATAGTTGCACTCCGTTGAAGAATGCCACCTTCATTAGAGCCACATGATTGGGAAATTGATGCATTCACAAAGTTCTACAATCTTGTATACTCTGTGTGGGGGGAGATGCAAATAAGATTTTCTGGAGTCCTTCTAAAATAGGGAAGTTCTGTTCATTCTATAAGTCTCTCATTGTGCAGAGCGTGAATCCATTCCCATGGAAAAAACTTGGAAGACCAAGCCTCCCCTTAAAGTAGATTTCTTCGTATGGACAGCTTCTTTAGAGAATATTCTCACTTTAGAAAGCCTAAGGAAACTCAGTTTCATCGTAACAGATTGGTGTTGTACGTTTAAAAAGAACAGGGAGTATGTTGATAATTTACTACTTAATTGTGAGATTGCCATGACCTGATGGAATGAGTTTTTCGCTAAAGTGGGGTTAGCTTGGTTGATGCCGACAACAGTGATTGACTTCCTAGCAAATTGGAGAGGCCTTCATGGTGGTCAAATAGATCGCAACAATCTAGAAGATGGTCCTGATATGCCTATGGTGGTGTCTTTGGTGGAAGAGGaattaaaagaattttcaaaGACCATTAGCAATCAATGGATGAGTTTAAAATGTTCTTTCTCAACACTTTGCcccattggttgattgtaatagATCTTAATGGTTTGAACTTTCATGACTTCCTTGTATCACTAGACCTCATGCATAGGTGTTGCTTCTGTGTATGTCCCGTGTACTTAGGCTATGCCAATTATTTccatcaataaaatttcttatgcACACGCATGAGCACGCGCAAACAGAACTATGCACCTCATTTTCAACAAGTTCaattcctcaaatttctgtttaaaaactacatttccaaaataattttcTCCATTCTGTATTTTTGGGTAAACCTCTACTTTACAATCAACAATGAACAATATACTTCACACACAAGTTTTGGATGCAGAATgtcttcccaaaaaaaaaaatggttaccaacaaaataattaatgcTTACTTTTCCATCCAACGAGGAAATCGAGGACCACGAAAGGTTGGTCTGAGCTCCCAGCCATGGATACCTTCAAGTATAGTAGCCTTTCCGGGTAAAATAGTCAACAAAAGTGCTGACACTCCATTTATCAGCCTCACGATATTGTTCAGAGATTCATAGGTGAATGTCTTCACAGACCTGCACTAAAAagataaaacccaaaaaaataaatgcaaggGAAATTGCTCATGTCATGACCAAAAATATCTCTAAAAAAGACactctcaagggaaatatcccAAGCCACCGGTAGGCACATAAAGATGGATAAAAAAAGTCCAAACATAGCACGGGAAAATATAAGCTATAGTGACACCCAAATGATCCATAACAGCTCAAATGAATTCAACCAAAAAATACCCACTGTTATCAGCAATACCAAAGAGAGCATGTGGAAAAATTACAGATGCTTTGGCAGAGAGAATGGGCCGGAAGCCGCCTTCACAGGAAAAGCTAAAAATTGATTTACgtttaaaaaagaaaccaaTATGCACAGAATGCATGACTACAAGGTGATTAAATAAGGGGCATAGAAAATTTACCTAATCAAACAAGGTTGAACAAAGAATGAACAGGTATTACCAGCTTGCTACAAACACATGAAATTGGCCAAAccatttatttgtttgttcCCAAATTCCTAAAAGTTTGACCAAGCCTACTCCTAAGTGGATGTCTGAACTGCACATCACAGActattcttttttatgttttcatgACCAGAGAATCATTTTTATACATCACTCTAAATATGGCTAACAACgatattttttttgatcggtaatcaagtagttttattcataataataggcaaatcccaagtacacagggagtacaCTTGAGAAATACTtaactagagtttacaactgaaagaagaaagtcatggacatttagtcCATTACAAACAATGGCCCCCACCCAAGAAaacaatgttttaaagaaaaaaaactttcagCTCCCCCATTGTTCTCTCATGGTCTTCAAAACTTCTATCATTTCACTCTCGCTAGATACACCAACACATACAAAATATGGCTAACAACAATATGTGTAACACTTCCCTCAATCCCAGAAATATATGGCGATATAGTAAGCCTAAGTGACTACAAACCCATTAAACTACCTAAGATTGGTGCTAGAGTTCAACTTCACAGAACCAAGAAAGTCAACAGACGCTTCCTGATTGTTAGTGTAACCACAAAAACAACAGGCACATTTAAAATGCAATTTTCATCGCTAGCAATGAAAGGCACAAAAAGCAAACAAGCCTATCGTAACGACTCGAAGTTGTACTGAGAAAGTCTCTCATGGATTCGAATAAAGTGCTGAATTTCATACTTCCTCGTAACAAAAGGAGTTAAAAATTAACCCACATTGATTAAATTAACTAACCCAGTTCGTCCAATCATCAAACTGTTCCGTACTTCCATATATACAACAAATTAAGTCTTAGTTCTATACGTCAAAAAACCTTCATAATTATGAATTTCCACAAATCAATTCAAAATCAATCCATACGGATGATCAAATCAAGATTAAAACTTATACAAAACATAAAGCTGATTAAAAAGACCCCCTTTTTACATAGTCCCACAGTTCAAATTGCAATAAAAGTACTCGTATGCACACTCAAATAGCAATAATATTCTGGGAaactgaaagaagaagaagaaaagggcgCTGACTCTTTGGTGACGGCGAGGACGTTGTCAACGAACCGCTGCAACATCTAATTCGGCCAACAGAAGGtgataaaaacaaacaaaatttctGGGAGCCGAAGATCGGAAGCGccgagatagagagagatggcaGGGAAGCGAATGCGTGTGGAGAGGGTCCCGACCGAAAGATATGTTTTGCAGCAACGAATCCTGCCGTACGGATCACGCGAAAGTCGGTCGTTCAAAACGGAGTAAACGTGGTGGAATCTGATTAAGGCGGCACTGTATATGTGTCGCTTGGCCGACTGGACATTACGTCCACGTGCAGTTACCATTATACAGACCGTGTGTGATGGCGGACGGTTAGGATGTAATTAACGATAGAGGAGTGCTACTCAACCTCTCCGATCTCTACACCTCAtagtcttttaaatttttaaattttttaatattttttgagtttattatttttaaattatttaaatttttttattcattattcatatattaaatatttaataataattaataataataaaaatttaaaaaaaaaatgtagcatGTGAAAGTTGTATTGAGCGGATTTTTTCTTAACGATAAGGCTACACAAGTTGTAATGTGAAAGTGAAATCGATAACGCTTACACGCAATGCAGATCAATGCATGGCTGCAGAGTGTCCTCTACTTCTGACCACCAAACTCTTGCTCTTCTGCTAATTTTAGTAGTTTTTGTGTTGGGCtcagagaaaaaaatatctcaaagttcaataagatattattatcttactctcattatatataaaatataatatatttattattattatacgatcttttattagataattttttatcatctaatgatgataaatatatcacGTTTTAAATAATGTGATATGAATATAGAATATAACATTACTTAAAAATATCTTACAAGAAatgagaagagagaagaaagttCCACAAAAATATCTATTGAACTTAACTTTGATAAAAATTAGGATTAAATATGAAATCTGAATTTTCTTGAATTCTAAATCAAAGtcacaatttttaacttttgcaATATTGATATATGAAAATAAGGCAAAAAGATTACCACATGGTATACTAATACCTCATGTTATGTCAATCTTTGATTGGTTTACACATAGCATTATTATGCTACATAACATTCcttttattagctttttctaacaGTAGATTAATGTAAGTATcttaatttttgagttttttttttattttcatatgtcAATGTTGCGAAAGTTGAAAATTGTGACATCGAAAAATCATATACACTATATTATcatttcattatataaaatatgacacATTTATCTCATTTGAATGATTCTTTATAATCTAATGGTGATAACTGTGTTATATCTTACGTAGTGGGATAAAAGTTAGATAAGACTTTATTCTGGATACTCAGTGACAATAACAAAAATTCCATGACTGGCTTTGTAGTTTCCTATTTTAAACGCAAATCCACTTTGATATCAGAATCTACACAAATTTATTCATGAGATGGAAGCAAAGCAATTGATACAAGCAAGTCTGTCTGATAGTAGGGAAAAAACTGAACTGTATACATGCCCACATTGATGGCACCAAAATCTGTATaagagaggggagagagagatggaataCTGTAATGCATTGGTAAACGATCTATATTATTTTGCCTTTTAATTGCTACTTAAGCTGTAAAATGTTGTGTATAGGAGCTGGCCAATGTGGCCATGATCTGCTCATTTAAACATAGAACTCATAATCTGCAGAAAACGAGTCATATATAGGTTTGCTTTCTTGGTTGATTGCAGTTGACTTTTAAATGGCTCAACATGAGTCCATCACCAACAAATCATTTTGTTCTTTCGAAGCTGGGGCAGCTACGCCTGAGAATGCTGCTGTGGTAGTATTGTTGCCTTCTTCTGTTCTTGATGTGAAGGCAAACTCAGAAACCAAGGCCAGGTGATCACTACCTATATTCTGTACAACGATACATTTTTAATATCAGACTGGGATAGAAATGTATCTACACACCTGGATATTTAATTACAACGATAGATACAATCAAAAACCGATTATAAGCAACGTGGAAAACTGTGTTGCAGTATAACAAAATGAGGATTTctgtgaataaaaattttataatcctatccaaaaaaataatatgcacTAGAATCCAGTGCCTTAGGCTCTATTTGGATGGTAAGAGTATCTCAGattatctgtgaatagtagtgaaatagtttatgaatagtagtgaatagtttgtgaatagaaATGAACTgaatgtgaatagtaataaaatagtttgagaagGTTTGAGAACAGCTGTGTTCCCAAATTTACCAGCTGAGAAAGACATCGGTGTTATGATACTAAACTTGGGCAAACCTAGAGCCCAAGTTAATTAAAGAAAAGGAACCTGTGGATTAAAGAACCTGTGCATAAACCCAACCAAACCTGTGATGAAAAAATATTCAGTACTTCCAAAATGATGTCAAAAGTAGAGGATAACTGactaaaaatttttcaaaagtttCTTTTCGATCCCAGCTAAACAGGGTAATATTGTGCAGCATCAACCAACTACCATCTTGTTTGCTTACAAAAAAATTGGCATCAACCATAACAGGTTGAGAAGAACATTGAAACCTGTAACTTCTACCTATAGT
Encoded here:
- the LOC122299280 gene encoding gastric triacylglycerol lipase-like isoform X3, translating into MENGVSSFNQLIHELSVDSDTSSVDYSSAEEDSDLNIYPASPSSQSSRASGASAFTKYDRHYRGWIRCLFFWILLPAKLLLGIPVYLCHFLYNRGSKAPAVSENQSPNLRSIKRALTLKDHIVHRTTDRRRGVIEDLHLAIEIFIEAIFDVVHKAAHFILSPLEALRKLSGWISSHNGGTRENDGSVLEASFTTATLGENDPAPTERNTTFHHQSLNTDARTCQDVITELGYPYEAIHVITADGYVLLLERIPRRDARKAVYLQHGIMDSSMGWVCNGVVGSPAFAAFDQGYDVFLGNFRGLVSREHVDKNISSRQYWRYSINEHGTEDIPAMIEKIHQVKTLELKLSRPDLELETDDQLYKLCAVCHSLGGAAMLMYVITRRVEEKPHRLSRLVLLSPAGFHADSNFVFTIVEHLFLVLAPILSPFVTSFYIPTRFFRMLLNKLARDFHNYPAVGGLVQTLMSYVVGGDSSNWVGVLGLPHYNMNDMPGVSFHVALHLAQMKHSRKFKMFDYGSASANMEVYGSSEPLDLGECYWLIDIPVDLVAGRKDKVIRPSMVRKHYKLMKESGVNVSYNEFEYAHLDFTFSHHEELLAYVMSRLRLVDHTQKPSSSTSSPRAEGLKKKDR
- the LOC122299280 gene encoding uncharacterized protein LOC122299280 isoform X1, which encodes MLQRFVDNVLAVTKESVKTFTYESLNNIVRLINGVSALLLTILPGKATILEGIHGWELRPTFRGPRFPRWMENGVSSFNQLIHELSVDSDTSSVDYSSAEEDSDLNIYPASPSSQSSRASGASAFTKYDRHYRGWIRCLFFWILLPAKLLLGIPVYLCHFLYNRGSKAPAVSENQSPNLRSIKRALTLKDHIVHRTTDRRRGVIEDLHLAIEIFIEAIFDVVHKAAHFILSPLEALRKLSGWISSHNGGTRENDGSVLEASFTTATLGENDPAPTERNTTFHHQSLNTDARTCQDVITELGYPYEAIHVITADGYVLLLERIPRRDARKAVYLQHGIMDSSMGWVCNGVVGSPAFAAFDQGYDVFLGNFRGLVSREHVDKNISSRQYWRYSINEHGTEDIPAMIEKIHQVKTLELKLSRPDLELETDDQLYKLCAVCHSLGGAAMLMYVITRRVEEKPHRLSRLVLLSPAGFHADSNFVFTIVEHLFLVLAPILSPFVTSFYIPTRFFRMLLNKLARDFHNYPAVGGLVQTLMSYVVGGDSSNWVGVLGLPHYNMNDMPGVSFHVALHLAQMKHSRKFKMFDYGSASANMEVYGSSEPLDLGECYWLIDIPVDLVAGRKDKVIRPSMVRKHYKLMKESGVNVSYNEFEYAHLDFTFSHHEELLAYVMSRLRLVDHTQKPSSSTSSPRAEGLKKKDR
- the LOC122299280 gene encoding lipase member N-like isoform X2, encoding MLQRFVDNVLAVTKESVKTFTYESLNNIVRLINGVSALLLTILPGKATILEGIHGWELRPTFRGPRFPRWMENGVSSFNQLIHELSVDSDTSSVDYSSAEEDSDLNIYPASPSSQSSRASGASAFTKGSKAPAVSENQSPNLRSIKRALTLKDHIVHRTTDRRRGVIEDLHLAIEIFIEAIFDVVHKAAHFILSPLEALRKLSGWISSHNGGTRENDGSVLEASFTTATLGENDPAPTERNTTFHHQSLNTDARTCQDVITELGYPYEAIHVITADGYVLLLERIPRRDARKAVYLQHGIMDSSMGWVCNGVVGSPAFAAFDQGYDVFLGNFRGLVSREHVDKNISSRQYWRYSINEHGTEDIPAMIEKIHQVKTLELKLSRPDLELETDDQLYKLCAVCHSLGGAAMLMYVITRRVEEKPHRLSRLVLLSPAGFHADSNFVFTIVEHLFLVLAPILSPFVTSFYIPTRFFRMLLNKLARDFHNYPAVGGLVQTLMSYVVGGDSSNWVGVLGLPHYNMNDMPGVSFHVALHLAQMKHSRKFKMFDYGSASANMEVYGSSEPLDLGECYWLIDIPVDLVAGRKDKVIRPSMVRKHYKLMKESGVNVSYNEFEYAHLDFTFSHHEELLAYVMSRLRLVDHTQKPSSSTSSPRAEGLKKKDR